One genomic segment of Virgibacillus doumboii includes these proteins:
- a CDS encoding CarD family transcriptional regulator: MLNINDLIIYSGHGICRVDDISEKTFAGITRTYYTLHPIENDQDLTINVPVDNSKMKLFKLIDKKEANEIIALFNFDGIEWIDKPQQRTRVYSEALKTGNREEIAKIAITLILKKYKAEKAGKKLYENDKNLLIDIQNILFKELAIALDISSEAINHKINRIIREKNKLA, translated from the coding sequence ATGCTAAACATTAATGATTTAATCATCTATTCAGGCCATGGTATCTGTCGAGTGGATGATATCTCTGAAAAGACATTTGCCGGCATTACGAGAACATACTATACGTTACATCCTATTGAAAACGATCAGGATTTAACGATTAACGTCCCTGTGGATAACAGCAAAATGAAGCTGTTTAAATTAATTGATAAAAAAGAAGCAAATGAAATTATAGCATTATTCAATTTCGATGGTATTGAGTGGATCGATAAACCGCAACAGCGAACCCGCGTTTATTCAGAAGCGCTGAAAACCGGAAATCGGGAAGAAATCGCTAAAATAGCCATTACGCTAATACTGAAAAAGTATAAAGCAGAAAAGGCAGGGAAAAAGTTATATGAAAACGATAAAAATCTGCTGATAGACATACAGAATATTTTATTCAAAGAGTTGGCTATTGCCCTGGATATCTCTTCAGAGGCGATAAACCATAAGATAAATCGTATAATCCGCGAAAAAAACAAATTGGCGTAA
- a CDS encoding HAD-IIB family hydrolase, translated as MERFTRELYKNVKKLMKEKGVVFAPVTGKQCERVEELFGDDASDLWILGDSATRIKHNGEFVYESLLNNKLGLEIIRSLEEISLEHTIIACTRNGAVIKDNIPQEEVAIVRGSYAQVQQVSNFNEIKEDFVKITIHDPAHRCFETREKLARFFESAYIVASEAAWIDIANANVHKGTTVEQLQRILKVTPEETVAFGDGYNDIELMTRSTYSFAVRNAVQETKDAANFITRSNEEDAVMKTVIQLLSLQ; from the coding sequence TTGGAGAGGTTCACCAGGGAACTGTACAAGAACGTAAAAAAACTAATGAAAGAAAAAGGAGTTGTTTTTGCTCCAGTTACCGGCAAACAATGCGAGCGTGTAGAAGAGCTGTTTGGTGATGATGCCAGTGATTTGTGGATTTTGGGCGACAGTGCAACCCGAATCAAGCATAACGGAGAATTTGTTTATGAATCTCTGTTAAACAATAAATTAGGACTGGAAATTATCCGTTCACTTGAGGAAATAAGCCTGGAACACACCATTATTGCGTGTACAAGAAACGGTGCGGTTATCAAAGACAACATTCCCCAGGAAGAAGTTGCTATTGTCCGAGGATCCTATGCTCAAGTTCAGCAAGTATCCAATTTTAATGAAATTAAAGAGGATTTTGTTAAAATCACCATTCACGATCCAGCCCACAGATGTTTTGAAACCAGGGAAAAATTAGCTCGCTTCTTTGAGTCAGCTTATATTGTCGCATCCGAAGCAGCCTGGATTGATATCGCTAATGCGAATGTTCATAAAGGCACGACCGTTGAACAATTACAGCGAATATTGAAGGTAACGCCTGAAGAGACAGTGGCATTTGGCGATGGTTACAATGACATAGAACTCATGACCCGCAGCACCTATAGCTTTGCTGTACGTAATGCGGTTCAGGAAACAAAAGACGCTGCGAATTTTATTACCCGTTCTAATGAAGAAGATGCTGTGATGAAGACAGTTATTCAGTTGTTATCCTTACAATGA
- a CDS encoding type II toxin-antitoxin system VapC family toxin produces MRKTKCFLDTSALIALNDVKDQYHKESREIASLLKNYELVLSDPVITETYTLLRYRSGFPIACRFLELVMEEDNFSIAEVTPSIRKNTLGLLNNFSDHKISYCDALSVAIMKDQHIPRVFSFDYHFEIMGVELVRL; encoded by the coding sequence ATGAGAAAGACTAAGTGCTTTTTGGATACCAGTGCTTTGATAGCATTAAATGACGTGAAAGATCAATATCATAAAGAATCTCGGGAAATTGCATCCTTGTTAAAAAACTATGAATTAGTATTATCAGACCCTGTAATAACCGAAACATACACTCTGCTTAGATACCGTTCAGGGTTTCCCATTGCTTGTCGCTTTTTGGAGTTAGTGATGGAGGAAGACAATTTCTCAATTGCTGAGGTTACACCTTCTATCAGAAAAAACACGTTAGGATTATTAAATAATTTCAGTGACCACAAAATTTCATATTGTGATGCGCTAAGTGTCGCAATCATGAAAGATCAACACATTCCAAGGGTTTTTTCTTTTGATTATCATTTTGAAATCATGGGAGTGGAGCTTGTACGATTATAA
- a CDS encoding DUF1385 domain-containing protein, with the protein MEIYGGRAGYNSVRFKGEKYQSIARFKDGEIWTGTKRNKGNKKIFTILAKIPFIRAFSLLLELIIDYWKLFLFYIIAWLFINFFMIGTTNTNFLHTFSINALVMLFCLLIIAGLFIKLTPIGKYHAAEHMAINAYEKDSNLTLEKVKKQPRTHKNCGTNLVISIFICFCILFIAFGDVFWVFPISWCIGYEIWRREPKIIWDAIFVIGKAAQYILFTSKPEEKHLNVAIAAVRKLEEKEAS; encoded by the coding sequence TTGGAAATATACGGAGGGAGAGCTGGTTATAATTCTGTCCGTTTTAAAGGAGAGAAGTACCAGTCAATAGCTCGATTCAAAGATGGTGAAATCTGGACAGGAACAAAGCGGAACAAGGGGAACAAGAAAATATTTACTATTCTCGCGAAGATACCTTTTATTCGGGCTTTTTCCTTGTTACTTGAACTAATAATCGACTACTGGAAGCTTTTCTTATTTTATATAATAGCATGGCTTTTTATAAATTTTTTTATGATTGGAACAACAAATACAAATTTTTTACATACGTTTTCAATCAACGCCCTAGTGATGTTGTTTTGCCTCCTTATTATAGCCGGTCTTTTTATAAAATTAACTCCCATTGGAAAGTATCATGCAGCGGAACATATGGCTATCAATGCTTACGAAAAAGATTCCAATTTAACATTAGAAAAAGTAAAGAAGCAGCCGAGAACACATAAGAATTGCGGCACAAATTTAGTTATATCCATTTTTATCTGTTTCTGTATACTATTTATAGCATTTGGTGATGTGTTTTGGGTGTTCCCAATTTCCTGGTGTATTGGATATGAGATATGGCGGCGTGAACCAAAAATAATTTGGGATGCAATATTCGTAATTGGTAAGGCTGCACAATATATTCTTTTTACTTCAAAACCTGAGGAAAAGCATCTAAATGTGGCAATAGCAGCGGTTAGAAAGTTGGAAGAGAAAGAAGCGTCCTAA